A portion of the Musa acuminata AAA Group cultivar baxijiao chromosome BXJ1-1, Cavendish_Baxijiao_AAA, whole genome shotgun sequence genome contains these proteins:
- the LOC135585918 gene encoding pentatricopeptide repeat-containing protein At2g13600-like isoform X1, protein MNRSQRKLRLNPLLPLLQTRLCHHLHLLSHLRTLKRRLAVGGSLRSPKSFKSYAETCASLLRLCSADGHLSALGLALHGHALRAGVSSDRSVSSKLLAMYALAGHPADRDLFLAERCRPPDLFSRNLMVAYSARSGDLATARLLFDGMPDRNAVTWTLMVDGHMKRGSVGEAAGYFERCPYKTVICFTAYISGFVLNGLHLDALVHFRRMLASGLMPNEVTFTCVLKACVGAGEFELGKSVVGLIVKTNFDGHVSVQNSLITLYLRMGDVDVARTVFDQMEERDVVSWTAILDVYAQMGDLKEARRIFEEMPERNEVSWSTMIARYGQSGEALEAINLFRFMLHDGQRPNVSCLASAISASSGCENLLFGSGVHCHALKVGFETDVFVGSSLIDMYCKCKDVADGRRVFDLIPEKNIVCWNSMVAGYSCNDRIEEAEELFEAMTNRNIASWNAMISGYAENGRFMRALETFDNLLVSELPPSQMTFSSVLLACATLCSLDKGKNLHGRIVKIGIQHEVFIGTALVDMYAKCGDIESTKRVFHGMPEKNEVSWSAMIQGLADNGFAEESITMFEEMKRAAIAPTDPTFLSVLFACSHCGLVDKGLQYFDSMEEIYGISPNTRHYSCVIDLLARAGHLREAEEIISTMPIKPEANSWAALLSACSTFRDEEIGERVAKRLWELEKENTAGYVLLSNIYASCGRWKDVAKVRTQMRRLGKKKVGGCSSIQIRDQFHTFFSWDVMHPKSSKLRCMRRKLRFTSDAKSQTHRDGWPK, encoded by the exons ATGAACCGGAGCCAGCGGAAGCTGAGGCTAAACCCGTTGCTCCCACTCCTTCAAACCCGTCTCTGCCACCACCTCCATCTCCTCTCCCATCTCCGCACCCTCAAGCGGAGACTCGCCGTCGGCGGCTCCCTCAGGTCCCCCAAGTCCTTCAAATCCTATGCCGAGACCTGCGCCTCCCTCCTCCGCCTATGCTCCGCCGACGGCCACCTCTCCGCCCTCGGCCTCGCCCTCCACGGCCACGCCCTCCGCGCTGGCGTCTCCTCCGACCGATCCGTCTCTTCCAAGCTCCTCGCCATGTACGCCCTCGCCGGCCACCCAGCAGACCGCGACCTCTTCCTCGCCGAGCGCTGCCGGCCCCCAGACCTCTTCTCCCGCAACCTCATGGTCGCCTACAGCGCTCGCTCAGGTGACCTGGCTACCGCTCGCCTCTTGTTCGACGGAATGCCCGATAGGAACGCCGTCACCTGGACTCTCATGGTCGACGGCCACATGAAGCGCGGCAGCGTCGGTGAGGCGGCCGGCTACTTCGAGAGGTGCCCTTACAAGACCGTCATCTGCTTCACTGCGTACATAAGCGGGTTCGTCCTGAATGGGCTGCACCTCGACGCCCTGGTGCACTTCCGCCGTATGCTTGCGTCCGGTCTCATGCCGAACGAGGTGACGTTTACCTGCGTCCTCAAGGCTTGCGTGGGAGCGGGCGAGTTCGAGCTGGGGAAGAGCGTCGTGGGGCTAATCGTCAAGACCAACTTCGATGGGCATGTGTCGGTGCAGAACTCGTTGATCACTCTGTATCTGAGGATGGGTGATGTGGATGTGGCGAGGACTGTGTTCGACCAGATGGAGGAACGGGACGTCGTCTCGTGGACGGCCATTCTTGATGTCTACGCGCAGATGGGGGACTTGAAGGAAGCGCGACGAATCTTTGAAGAGATGCCAGAGAGAAACGAGGTCTCTTGGAGCACGATGATCGCAAGGTATGGTCAGAGCGGGGAAGCATTGGAAGCCATAAATCTTTTTCGCTTCATGCTTCACGATGGTCAGAGGCCGAACGTCTCCTGTTTAGCCAGTGCCATCAGCGCTTCATCTGGCTGTGAGAATTTGCTCTTTGGGAGTGGCGTCCATTGCCACGCATTGAAGGTTGGGTTTGAAACCGATGTTTTTGTCGGTAGCTCTCTGATTGATATGTATTGCAAGTGCAAAGACGTGGCAGATGGACGCCGGGTTTTTGACTTGATCCCGGAGAAGAACATAGTATGCTGGAACTCGATGGTAGCAGGTTACAGCTGTAATGATCGGATAGAAGAAGCTGAAGAGCTTTTCGAAGCAATGACCAACAGGAATATTGCATCTTGGAATGCGATGATCTCAGGTTATGCAGAGAACGGACGATTCATGCGGGCGCTGGAAACATTTGATAACCTGCTGGTTTCAGAACTACCACCAAGCCAGATGACTTTTTCCAGTGTGCTTCTTGCTTGTGCAACCCTGTGTTCATTAGATAAAGGAAAGAACCTCCATGGTAGGATTGTGAAGATTGGCATTCAGCATGAGGTTTTCATTGGAACAGCACTTGTAGATATGTATGCAAAATGTGGAGACATCGAGAGTACCAAGAGAGTGTTTCATGGGATGCCTGAGAAGAACGAGGTCTCCTGGTCTGCAATGATCCAGGGGCTTGCGGACAATGGTTTCGCAGAGGAGTCCATAACCATGTTTGAAGAAATGAAAAGAGCAGCAATAGCTCCAACAGATCCTACATTTTTGTCTGTTCTATTTGCTTGCTCACATTGCGGTTTGGTTGATAAGGGTTTGCAGTATTTTGACTCAATGGAAGAGATCTACGGCATCTCACCTAACACGAGACACTATAGCTGCGTTATTGATTTACTTGCTCGAGCTGGTCATTTGAGAGAAGCCGAAGAAATAATCAGTACAATGCCCATTAAGCCAGAAGCTAATTCATGGGCCGCTCTGTTGAGTGCTTGTTCCACTTTTAGGGATGAAGAGATTGGGGAGAGGGTTGCCAAGAGGTTGTGGGAATTGGAGAAAGAGAATACAGCTGGTTATGTCTTGCTTTCAAACATATATGCTTCGTGCGGGAGATGGAAAGATGTAGCAAAGGTGAGAACTCAGATGAGACGATTAGGAAAGAAGAAGGTGGGAGGGTGCAGTTCAATTCAGATAAGAGATCAGTTCCATACATTCTTTAGTTGGGATGTAATGCATCCAAAATCATCAAAG TTGAGATGCATGAGGAGGAAACTAAGATTCACAAGTGATGCCAAAAGCCAAACGCATAGAGATGGGTGGCCAAAATAG
- the LOC135585918 gene encoding pentatricopeptide repeat-containing protein At2g13600-like isoform X2 yields the protein MNRSQRKLRLNPLLPLLQTRLCHHLHLLSHLRTLKRRLAVGGSLRSPKSFKSYAETCASLLRLCSADGHLSALGLALHGHALRAGVSSDRSVSSKLLAMYALAGHPADRDLFLAERCRPPDLFSRNLMVAYSARSGDLATARLLFDGMPDRNAVTWTLMVDGHMKRGSVGEAAGYFERCPYKTVICFTAYISGFVLNGLHLDALVHFRRMLASGLMPNEVTFTCVLKACVGAGEFELGKSVVGLIVKTNFDGHVSVQNSLITLYLRMGDVDVARTVFDQMEERDVVSWTAILDVYAQMGDLKEARRIFEEMPERNEVSWSTMIARYGQSGEALEAINLFRFMLHDGQRPNVSCLASAISASSGCENLLFGSGVHCHALKVGFETDVFVGSSLIDMYCKCKDVADGRRVFDLIPEKNIVCWNSMVAGYSCNDRIEEAEELFEAMTNRNIASWNAMISGYAENGRFMRALETFDNLLVSELPPSQMTFSSVLLACATLCSLDKGKNLHGRIVKIGIQHEVFIGTALVDMYAKCGDIESTKRVFHGMPEKNEVSWSAMIQGLADNGFAEESITMFEEMKRAAIAPTDPTFLSVLFACSHCGLVDKGLQYFDSMEEIYGISPNTRHYSCVIDLLARAGHLREAEEIISTMPIKPEANSWAALLSACSTFRDEEIGERVAKRLWELEKENTAGYVLLSNIYASCGRWKDVAKVRTQMRRLGKKKVGGCSSIQIRDQFHTFFSWDVMHPKSSKVYDVLELVMSEMTYYK from the coding sequence ATGAACCGGAGCCAGCGGAAGCTGAGGCTAAACCCGTTGCTCCCACTCCTTCAAACCCGTCTCTGCCACCACCTCCATCTCCTCTCCCATCTCCGCACCCTCAAGCGGAGACTCGCCGTCGGCGGCTCCCTCAGGTCCCCCAAGTCCTTCAAATCCTATGCCGAGACCTGCGCCTCCCTCCTCCGCCTATGCTCCGCCGACGGCCACCTCTCCGCCCTCGGCCTCGCCCTCCACGGCCACGCCCTCCGCGCTGGCGTCTCCTCCGACCGATCCGTCTCTTCCAAGCTCCTCGCCATGTACGCCCTCGCCGGCCACCCAGCAGACCGCGACCTCTTCCTCGCCGAGCGCTGCCGGCCCCCAGACCTCTTCTCCCGCAACCTCATGGTCGCCTACAGCGCTCGCTCAGGTGACCTGGCTACCGCTCGCCTCTTGTTCGACGGAATGCCCGATAGGAACGCCGTCACCTGGACTCTCATGGTCGACGGCCACATGAAGCGCGGCAGCGTCGGTGAGGCGGCCGGCTACTTCGAGAGGTGCCCTTACAAGACCGTCATCTGCTTCACTGCGTACATAAGCGGGTTCGTCCTGAATGGGCTGCACCTCGACGCCCTGGTGCACTTCCGCCGTATGCTTGCGTCCGGTCTCATGCCGAACGAGGTGACGTTTACCTGCGTCCTCAAGGCTTGCGTGGGAGCGGGCGAGTTCGAGCTGGGGAAGAGCGTCGTGGGGCTAATCGTCAAGACCAACTTCGATGGGCATGTGTCGGTGCAGAACTCGTTGATCACTCTGTATCTGAGGATGGGTGATGTGGATGTGGCGAGGACTGTGTTCGACCAGATGGAGGAACGGGACGTCGTCTCGTGGACGGCCATTCTTGATGTCTACGCGCAGATGGGGGACTTGAAGGAAGCGCGACGAATCTTTGAAGAGATGCCAGAGAGAAACGAGGTCTCTTGGAGCACGATGATCGCAAGGTATGGTCAGAGCGGGGAAGCATTGGAAGCCATAAATCTTTTTCGCTTCATGCTTCACGATGGTCAGAGGCCGAACGTCTCCTGTTTAGCCAGTGCCATCAGCGCTTCATCTGGCTGTGAGAATTTGCTCTTTGGGAGTGGCGTCCATTGCCACGCATTGAAGGTTGGGTTTGAAACCGATGTTTTTGTCGGTAGCTCTCTGATTGATATGTATTGCAAGTGCAAAGACGTGGCAGATGGACGCCGGGTTTTTGACTTGATCCCGGAGAAGAACATAGTATGCTGGAACTCGATGGTAGCAGGTTACAGCTGTAATGATCGGATAGAAGAAGCTGAAGAGCTTTTCGAAGCAATGACCAACAGGAATATTGCATCTTGGAATGCGATGATCTCAGGTTATGCAGAGAACGGACGATTCATGCGGGCGCTGGAAACATTTGATAACCTGCTGGTTTCAGAACTACCACCAAGCCAGATGACTTTTTCCAGTGTGCTTCTTGCTTGTGCAACCCTGTGTTCATTAGATAAAGGAAAGAACCTCCATGGTAGGATTGTGAAGATTGGCATTCAGCATGAGGTTTTCATTGGAACAGCACTTGTAGATATGTATGCAAAATGTGGAGACATCGAGAGTACCAAGAGAGTGTTTCATGGGATGCCTGAGAAGAACGAGGTCTCCTGGTCTGCAATGATCCAGGGGCTTGCGGACAATGGTTTCGCAGAGGAGTCCATAACCATGTTTGAAGAAATGAAAAGAGCAGCAATAGCTCCAACAGATCCTACATTTTTGTCTGTTCTATTTGCTTGCTCACATTGCGGTTTGGTTGATAAGGGTTTGCAGTATTTTGACTCAATGGAAGAGATCTACGGCATCTCACCTAACACGAGACACTATAGCTGCGTTATTGATTTACTTGCTCGAGCTGGTCATTTGAGAGAAGCCGAAGAAATAATCAGTACAATGCCCATTAAGCCAGAAGCTAATTCATGGGCCGCTCTGTTGAGTGCTTGTTCCACTTTTAGGGATGAAGAGATTGGGGAGAGGGTTGCCAAGAGGTTGTGGGAATTGGAGAAAGAGAATACAGCTGGTTATGTCTTGCTTTCAAACATATATGCTTCGTGCGGGAGATGGAAAGATGTAGCAAAGGTGAGAACTCAGATGAGACGATTAGGAAAGAAGAAGGTGGGAGGGTGCAGTTCAATTCAGATAAGAGATCAGTTCCATACATTCTTTAGTTGGGATGTAATGCATCCAAAATCATCAAAGGTATACGATGTTTTGGAGTTAGTGATGTCAGAAATGACATATTATAAATGA
- the LOC103997578 gene encoding high affinity nitrate transporter 2.5: MQEKEEVSKFALPVDEEHKATELRLLSAAGPHMRAFHLAWLSLFTCYFSTFATPPLLPVLRRHLHLSPVDVAHAGVASVSGIIVARLAMGPACDLLGPRVASAALALLTAPAVYAASAVSSPTGFIVLRFVAGLSLANFVANQYWMSSMFAPGVVGRANGVSAGWANAGSGAAQFLMPLAYSFILRLSGSPSFSWRAAFLIPATLQVVGALAVLAFGQDLPDGNFVSFSRSQEKRSLRKPTSKEGFWVVIADGLGNYRGWILCLTYGYCYGVELAMENVVAEYFYGRFGLGVEAAGLVAACFGMANVVSRPAGGMISDAMGRRFGMRGRLWSLWVVQTVGGVLCVLLGRMSSLGASMTVMCCFAFFAQAASGLTYGVVPFVSKRSLGVISGLTGSGGALGGVVIQLLFFSGTKYSKETGISLMGVMVLVCTLPVSLIYFPQWGGMFCGSSTSEDDDPEEDYHLLK, from the exons ATGCAGGAGAAGGAGGAGGTCTCCAAGTTTGCTCTGCCGGTGGACGAGGAGCACAAGGCCACCGAGCTGCGCCTCCTCTCGGCCGCCGGCCCTCACATGCGGGCCTTCCACCTCGCCTGGCTCTCCCTCTTCACCTGCTACTTCTCCACCTTCGCCACCCCGCCCCTCCTCCCCGTGCTCCGCCGCCACCTCCACCTTTCCCCCGTGGACGTCGCCCACGCCGGGGTCGCCTCCGTCTCCGGCATCATCGTCGCCCGCCTCGCCATGGGCCCCGCCTGCGACCTCCTCGGCCCCCGTGTCGCGTCCGCGGCCCTCGCCCTGCTCACCGCCCCCGCCGTCTACGCCGCCTCCGCCGTGTCCTCCCCTACTGGCTTCATCGTCCTCCGCTTCGTCGCCGGCCTCTCGCTCGCCAACTTCGTCGCCAACCAGTACTGGATGAGCTCCATGTTCGCCCCCGGCGTCGTCGGTCGGGCCAACGGAGTGTCCGCCGGCTGGGCCAACGCGGGCAGCGGCGCCGCCCAGTTCCTCATGCCGCTTGCTTACTCTTTCATCCTCCGACTCAGCGGCAGCCCCTCCTTCTCTTGGCGCGCTGCCTTCTTGATCCCGGCGACGCTGCAGGTCGTAGGCGCTCTCGCGGTGCTCGCCTTCGGACAAGACTTGCCGGACGGCAACTTCGTGTCATTTTCCAGATCACAGGAGAAGAGATCGTTGAGGAAGCCAACGTCGAAAGAAGGCTTCTGGGTAGTCATCGCCGACGGCCTGGGCAACTACAGGGGCTGGATACTGTGCCTGACCTATGGCTACTGCTACGGGGTCGAGCTGGCTATGGAGAACGTGGTGGCGGAGTACTTCTATGGGCGGTTCGGGCTAGGGGTGGAGGCGGCGGGACTGGTGGCGGCCTGTTTCGGAATGGCCAACGTGGTGTCGCGGCCGGCGGGCGGGATGATCTCGGACGCCATGGGAAGGAGGTTCGGCATGCGTGGGAGGCTGTGGAGTCTGTGGGTGGTGCAGACCGTGGGAGGGGTGCTCTGCGTGCTGCTGGGGAGGATGAGCTCGCTGGGGGCGTCCATGACCGTCATGTGCTGCTTCGCTTTCTTCGCGCAGGCTGCCTCGGGGCTCACCTACGGGGTGGTGCCCTTCGTCTCCAAGAG GTCGCTGGGAGTGATCTCGGGGCTGACAGGAAGCGGTGGAGCATTAGGCGGAGTGGTAATCCAGCTGCTGTTCTTCTCAGGCACCAAGTACTCCAAAGAGACCGGCATCTCCCTCATGGGAGTCATGGTCCTCGTGTGCACTCTGCCAGTAAGCTTGATATACTTCCCACAGTGGGGAGGCATGTTCTGTGGCTCATCCACCTCGGAAgacgatgatccagaggaagattaCCACTTGCTAAAGTGA
- the LOC103997934 gene encoding short-chain dehydrogenase TIC 32 B, chloroplastic yields MRETLRYLLGVAGPSGFGSSCTGEQVTQDTYCSNPSNLTAIITGATSGIGAETARVLAKRGLRLVIPARDLKRAAEVKDWIQGESPEAEIILMEMDLSSFASINRFCSMFLSLGLPLNILVNNAGKYCKKLQLTEDKFEMTFATNYLGHYLLTENLLEKMIETSARTGIEGRIVNVSSVIHTWVKRGRFKLSHMLNPKDFNGTQAYAQSKLANIMHAKELARRLRGRNAMVTINAVHPGVVKTGIIRDHKGLITDSVFFLASRLLKSTSQGASTTCYVALSPQLIGVSGKYFVDCNETSCSSLAGNEFEARTLWQKTHALVRDHVRQTRRAKT; encoded by the exons ATGAGAGAAACACTGAGGTACCTGTTGGGTGTTGCTGGCCCAAGTGGGTTTGGATCCAGCTGCACTGGTGAGCAAGTCACACAGGATACCTACTGCTCCAACCCTTCTAATCTTACTGCAATCATCACTg GAGCGACATCGGGCATCGGCGCGGAAACGGCGAGAGTGTTGGCCAAACGAGGGCTGAGACTGGTGATCCCGGCGAGGGATCTGAAGAGAGCTGCTGAAGTCAAAGACTGGATTCAAGGAGAGAGTCCAGAGGCAGAGATCATTCTGATGGAGATGGATCTGAGCTCGTTTGCTTCCATCAATAGATTCTGCTCCATGTTCTTGTCTCTTGGATTACCACTGAACATTCTCGT AAACAATGCCGGGAAATACTGCAAGAAGTTGCAGCTCACAGAAGACAAATTTGAGATGACCTTCGCCACCAACTACTTGG GTCACTATTTACTTACAGAGAACTTGTTGGAGAAGATGATTGAGACATCAGCAAGAACAGGAATCGAAGGACGGATTGTTAACGTGTCATCAGTGATACATACATGGGTGAAACGAGGAAGATTCAAGCTCTCCCACATGCTCAATCCCAAGGA CTTCAATGGCACGCAAGCTTATGCGCAGTCCAAGCTGGCCAACATAATGCATGCCAAGGAGCTGGCAAGAAGACTGCGA GGAAGAAATGCAATGGTGACTATCAATGCAGTGCATCCAGGAGTAGTGAAGACTGGAATCATCAGGGATCATAAGGGCTTGATCACAG ATTCGGTGTTCTTCCTGGCATCAAGGCTACTGAAATCGACATCACAG GGAGCATCCACCACTTGCTATGTGGCTTTGAGCCCACAGCTGATCGGCGTCTCCGGGAAGTACTTCGTGGACTGCAACGAGACTTCTTGCTCGAGTCTGGCGGGCAATGAGTTCGAAGCTCGAACTCTGTGGCAGAAGACGCATGCGTTAGTTCGTGATCATGTCAGGCAAACGAGAAGAGCCAAAACTTAA
- the LOC103997563 gene encoding AP-1 complex subunit mu-2: MAGAVSALFLLDIKGRILIWRDYRGDVSAVQAERFFTKLIEKEGDIESRSPVVFDDGISYMFIQHNNVFLMTAARQNCNVASILLFLHRVVNVFKHYFEELEEESLRDNFVVVYELLDEIMDFGYPQYTEAKILSEFIKTDAYRMEVVQRPPMAVTNAVSWRSEGIWYKKNEVFLDVVESVNILVNSNGQIIRSEVVGALKMRTYLSGMPECKLGLNDRLLLETQGRTTKGKAIDLDDIKFHQCVRLSRFENDRTISFIPPDGSFDLMTYRLSTQVKPPVWVEAQVEKHSRSRIEILVKARSQFKERSTATNVEIELPVPSDAINPNVRTSMGSAKYAPENDALVWKIKSFPGGKEYMCRAEFSLPSITAEEATPEKKAPIRVKFEIPYFTVSGIQVRYLKIIEKSGYQALPWVRYITMAGEYELRLI; encoded by the exons ATGGCGGGCGCCGTCTCGGCGCTGTTCCTTCTCGATATCAAGGGCCGAATTCTCATCTGGCGGGACTACCGCGGCGACGTCTCCGCCGTCCAGGCAGAACGCTTCTTCACCAAGCTCATCGAGAAGGAG GGGGATATTGAGTCTCGATCGCCCGTGGTGTTCGATGATGGGATCAGTTATATGTTCATTCAGCACAATAACGTCTTCTTGATGACGGCTGCGAGGCAGAATTGCAATGTCGCCAGCATCCTTCTCTTCCTACATCGCGTCGTTAAC GTCTTTAAACATTATTTTGAAGAGTTAGAGGAGGAATCATTAAGAGATAATTTTGTTGTTGTG TACGAGTTACTTGATGAAATAATGGACTTTGGGTACCCGCAATACACTGAAGCTAAGATTCTTAGCGAGTTTATTAAGACGGATGCATACAGGATGGAAGTCGTACAGAGGCCTCCAATGGCTGTCACAAATGCAGTGTCATGGCGCAGTGAAGGGATATGGTACAAGAAAAATGAA gTGTTCTTGGACGTGGTTGAAAGCGTTAATATTCTTGTCAACAGCAATGGACAAATTATCCGTTCAGAAGTTGTTGGGGCATTGAAAATGAGAACATACTTGAG TGGAATGCCTGAATGTAAACTTGGATTGAATGACCGGTTACTTTTGGAAACTCAAGGTCGGACAACAAAGGGGAAAGCCATAGATTTAGATGATATTAAGTTTCACCA GTGTGTGCGTTTGTCACGGTTTGAGAATGACAGGACAATATCCTTCATACCACCTGATGGGTCTTTTGACCTAATGACATACAGACTCAGCACTCAG GTGAAGCCTCCAGTCTGGGTGGAGGCTCAAGTTGAGAAGCATTCGAGAAGTCGCATAGAGATCTTGGTGAAAGCACGAAGTCAGTTTAAGGAAAGGAG CACTGCAACAAATGTGGAAATTGAGCTGCCTGTACCTTCAGATGCTATCAATCCCAACGTCCGGACGTCCATGGGTTCTGCTAAATATGCACCTGAAAATGACGCGTTGGTCTGGAAAATAAAATCATTTCCTGGTGGCAAG GAGTACATGTGTAGGGCAGAATTTAGTCTTCCCAGTATAACTGCAGAAGAAGCAACTCCAGAGAAGAAGGCTCCTATACGTGTGAAGTTTGAGATCCCATATTTCACTGTGTCTGGAATACAG GTTCGATACCTGAAAATAATTGAAAAGAGTGGATACCAAGCCCTTCCATGGGTGAGATACATCACAATGGCTGGCGAATATGAACTGAGACTCATCTAG